From a single Clostridium isatidis genomic region:
- a CDS encoding tetratricopeptide repeat protein gives MNKKLIKQINMLALLTLAISLFACTDINKKITISNNTNKEILLEEDEISELINKGKKLLNDERYDEANAYFNKALELDKSNKNLYLKIKDIYLEANRLDDAYFLIKSAISNNVDVENMTKIAEEISSKFEIIKINDSIYQDLEYYFPNTVTTVINNKSIDLPIIWDYQKADTTNIGSFDYYGFNAEYGRKIQLTLTVKEVIYDKQIGSIQNIYTINGKSYIDVDLVEFYWGTETASKEALKDNKILLYDEDGTPYYPNGYYIRNNDSELITYEISDSCSFQLLPNDFLFLGYELPPSSSYTIPNTASFNDFKNYINLYTPYNNEKTNRRTLCWIELKNGVAYSVYRQFTP, from the coding sequence ATGAATAAAAAATTAATAAAACAAATTAATATGCTTGCTTTATTAACACTAGCTATTTCTCTTTTTGCTTGTACTGACATTAATAAAAAAATTACAATTTCTAATAACACTAATAAAGAAATTCTCCTTGAAGAAGATGAAATAAGCGAACTAATAAATAAAGGTAAAAAACTCCTTAACGATGAAAGATATGATGAAGCTAATGCTTATTTTAATAAAGCTCTAGAATTAGATAAATCAAATAAAAATTTATATTTAAAAATTAAAGATATTTATTTAGAAGCGAATAGATTAGATGATGCTTATTTTTTAATTAAAAGTGCTATTTCGAATAATGTAGATGTTGAAAATATGACAAAGATAGCTGAAGAAATTTCTTCAAAATTTGAAATTATAAAAATTAATGATAGTATTTATCAAGATTTAGAATATTATTTTCCTAATACAGTGACTACAGTTATAAATAACAAATCAATAGATCTACCTATAATCTGGGATTATCAAAAGGCAGATACGACTAATATAGGAAGCTTTGATTATTACGGCTTTAATGCTGAATATGGAAGAAAAATACAACTCACTTTAACTGTTAAAGAAGTTATCTATGATAAGCAAATAGGATCTATTCAAAACATCTATACTATTAATGGTAAAAGTTATATCGATGTTGATCTCGTTGAGTTTTATTGGGGAACTGAAACAGCTTCAAAAGAAGCCTTAAAAGACAATAAAATTCTTTTATATGATGAAGATGGAACTCCATATTATCCTAACGGCTATTATATAAGAAATAATGATAGTGAATTAATCACTTATGAAATTTCTGATAGTTGCAGCTTTCAGTTATTACCTAATGATTTTTTATTCTTAGGATATGAACTTCCACCCTCAAGCAGCTATACTATACCTAATACAGCTTCCTTTAATGATTTTAAAAACTATATTAATTTATATACTCCATATAACAATGAAAAAACAAACAGAAGAACCTTATGCTGGATTGAACTAAAAAATGGAGTTGCATACTCAGTTTATAGGCAATTTACACCATAA
- a CDS encoding response regulator transcription factor, whose amino-acid sequence MNNQILIVEDDKSINDILFHSLKSEGYNPFSSFTLEEAKEYLNINTPDLILLDLNLPDGDGFDLCKEISSKYPIPIIILTAKNDIVDKVLGLELGADDYITKPFHIKEVLSRIKAVFRRIEKSSQNFNSNFININNSIKINFKNRTVLKDDKVVKLKPKEYELLEFFVQNRNKVFSREQLIDNVWEFSYDGDIRTVDIHIRRLRSKLDTPGEASIIETVFSVGYITR is encoded by the coding sequence ATGAATAATCAAATATTAATAGTGGAAGATGATAAATCAATAAATGATATACTTTTTCATAGTTTAAAATCTGAGGGATATAATCCTTTTAGTTCATTTACTTTAGAAGAGGCTAAAGAATATCTAAATATAAATACTCCTGATTTAATTTTACTTGATTTAAATTTACCTGATGGTGACGGCTTCGATTTATGTAAGGAAATAAGTTCTAAATACCCTATTCCAATAATAATACTTACGGCTAAAAATGACATTGTAGATAAAGTATTAGGATTAGAACTAGGGGCTGATGACTATATAACTAAACCCTTTCATATAAAAGAAGTCTTAAGCAGAATAAAAGCTGTATTTAGAAGAATAGAAAAGTCATCCCAAAACTTTAATTCCAACTTTATCAATATAAATAATTCTATAAAGATAAACTTTAAAAACAGAACTGTTTTAAAAGATGATAAAGTAGTAAAACTTAAACCTAAGGAATATGAACTTTTAGAGTTTTTTGTTCAAAATAGGAACAAGGTCTTTTCCAGAGAGCAGCTTATAGATAATGTTTGGGAATTTTCTTATGATGGCGATATTAGAACAGTGGACATTCATATAAGAAGACTTAGAAGCAAATTGGACACCCCTGGAGAAGCATCAATAATTGAAACAGTATTTTCTGTTGGTTATATTACGAGGTAA
- a CDS encoding HAMP domain-containing sensor histidine kinase produces the protein MKIKYKFTLIITVIMIFLGLSLNISVRKILKDNMENSIINSLKEVTKSARESIKYTLSIRDYIFKDIALVQEADYLIEYISLNYESKLRICDVNGKVISSNLSEDYIEFSENLNEINEGKTIVNIKYSKNSLTGLISYPLIINQSYIGIINLTKDYSILFMEYKKAINTLTLIEISLIIFIFFISYRLTNKIVKPIETLTYASKKLSEGNYNINIDIKGNDEISILSKEFINMKTKIQEQILEIEKEKEKVEKLALSRKIFFDTVTHELKTPLTSIMGYSEMIIQNIVDDENFKVHALDRIYSESNRLNKLVLEIINISKGLSSINEEFISMDIAPLIESISSDMNIKAKKYNLNIYTILESGEISIKANKIKEVLINLLDNAIKYSIESTIIIVNSYICDNFYIIDIINEANPIPDYVYQHIFEPFVKSNTSEDLSSTGLGLYLCKEIIKEHDGIIKLDNGDTIISTIKLPLSNNHNKSIINN, from the coding sequence ATGAAAATAAAATATAAATTTACCTTAATAATAACTGTTATTATGATTTTTCTAGGCTTATCCCTTAATATTTCAGTTAGAAAAATTTTAAAAGATAATATGGAGAATTCAATAATAAACTCCTTAAAGGAAGTCACTAAAAGTGCTCGAGAATCAATAAAATATACTTTATCTATAAGGGACTATATATTCAAAGATATAGCATTAGTACAAGAGGCTGATTATCTAATAGAATATATTTCATTAAATTATGAAAGCAAGCTAAGAATTTGTGATGTTAATGGCAAGGTAATTTCCAGTAATTTATCAGAAGATTATATTGAGTTTTCTGAAAATCTTAATGAAATTAACGAAGGAAAAACAATAGTTAATATAAAATATAGCAAAAATTCTCTCACTGGTTTAATATCATATCCCTTGATAATAAATCAATCTTATATAGGTATTATAAATCTAACTAAAGATTATTCAATTTTATTTATGGAATATAAAAAAGCTATTAACACATTAACATTAATCGAAATATCCCTTATTATTTTTATATTTTTTATTTCCTATAGGCTTACAAATAAGATAGTCAAGCCTATAGAAACTTTAACTTATGCTTCTAAAAAGTTAAGTGAAGGAAATTATAATATAAATATAGATATAAAAGGTAATGATGAAATATCTATTTTATCTAAAGAATTTATTAATATGAAAACAAAAATTCAGGAACAAATTTTAGAAATAGAGAAGGAAAAAGAAAAGGTTGAAAAATTAGCCTTAAGCAGAAAAATATTTTTTGACACTGTAACACATGAATTAAAAACTCCCCTTACTTCTATAATGGGATATTCTGAAATGATAATACAAAATATAGTTGATGACGAGAATTTTAAAGTTCATGCCCTTGATAGAATATACTCTGAAAGTAATCGTCTAAATAAACTTGTACTTGAAATAATCAATATTTCAAAGGGCTTATCATCAATAAATGAAGAATTTATTAGTATGGATATTGCACCTTTAATTGAATCCATTTCTTCAGATATGAATATAAAAGCTAAAAAATACAATTTAAATATTTACACTATTTTAGAAAGCGGAGAAATTTCTATAAAAGCAAATAAAATAAAAGAAGTATTAATAAACTTACTTGATAATGCAATAAAATATTCTATTGAAAGTACTATTATAATTGTTAATTCATATATTTGTGATAATTTTTATATTATTGATATAATAAACGAAGCAAATCCTATTCCAGATTATGTATATCAACATATCTTTGAACCATTTGTTAAATCTAATACTTCTGAGGATTTATCTAGTACAGGCTTGGGGTTATATTTATGTAAAGAAATAATAAAAGAGCATGATGGCATAATAAAACTAGACAATGGTGATACAATAATTTCAACAATAAAACTTCCTCTTTCAAATAATCATAACAAATCTATTATAAATAATTAA
- the tyrS gene encoding tyrosine--tRNA ligase, producing the protein MANVLDELLERGYIKQFTHEEETRELLDKEKITFYIGFDPTADSLHVGHFIALMFMAHMQKAGHRPIALIGGGTAMVGDPSGKTDMRAMLTKEQIDHNVEAIKKQMERFIDFSDGKALLVNNGDWLLNLNYVDFLREVGVHFSVNRMLTAECFKQRLERGLSFLEFNYMLMQGYDFYVLNQKYGCKMQLGGDDQWSNMIAGVELVRRKAQGQAMAMTCTLLTNSQGQKMGKTVGGALWLDPNKTSPFDFYQYWRNVDDADVKKCLMLLTFVPVEEINEITNVEGAAINEAKKRLAFEVTKLVHGEEEALKAKSAAEALFSGGVDMSNVPTVKIARDKLGSTLLDIIAQTKIVPSKAEGRRLIQQNGLSLNGEKVTDLAKTLEEADFKDGFALIKRGKKNYHKIEIE; encoded by the coding sequence ATGGCTAATGTTTTAGATGAGTTACTAGAACGTGGTTACATAAAACAATTTACTCATGAAGAAGAAACTAGAGAGTTATTAGATAAGGAGAAAATAACTTTTTATATAGGTTTTGATCCAACAGCTGATAGTTTACATGTAGGGCATTTTATTGCCTTAATGTTTATGGCACATATGCAAAAGGCTGGACATAGACCAATAGCTCTTATAGGTGGTGGAACTGCTATGGTAGGAGATCCATCAGGAAAAACTGATATGAGAGCAATGCTTACTAAGGAGCAAATTGATCACAATGTTGAAGCAATAAAAAAGCAAATGGAAAGATTTATTGATTTCAGCGATGGTAAGGCTTTATTAGTAAACAATGGAGACTGGTTATTAAATTTAAATTATGTAGATTTCCTAAGAGAAGTAGGGGTTCATTTCTCAGTAAATAGAATGTTAACTGCGGAATGTTTTAAGCAAAGATTAGAAAGAGGTCTTTCTTTCTTAGAATTTAACTATATGTTAATGCAAGGATATGACTTCTATGTATTAAATCAAAAATACGGTTGTAAAATGCAATTAGGTGGAGACGACCAATGGTCAAATATGATTGCTGGAGTTGAGCTTGTTAGAAGAAAGGCTCAAGGTCAAGCTATGGCAATGACATGTACCTTATTAACTAATAGCCAAGGTCAAAAAATGGGTAAGACAGTTGGAGGAGCTTTATGGCTTGATCCTAATAAAACTTCACCATTTGATTTCTATCAATACTGGAGAAATGTTGATGATGCAGATGTTAAAAAGTGCTTAATGCTTTTAACTTTTGTTCCAGTTGAAGAAATAAATGAAATTACAAATGTTGAAGGTGCTGCTATAAATGAAGCCAAGAAGAGACTTGCTTTTGAAGTTACTAAATTAGTTCATGGAGAAGAAGAAGCACTAAAAGCTAAATCAGCAGCAGAAGCCTTATTCTCAGGCGGGGTAGATATGTCTAATGTTCCTACTGTAAAAATAGCTAGAGATAAGTTAGGTTCAACTTTACTTGATATAATTGCTCAAACTAAAATTGTTCCTTCAAAAGCAGAAGGAAGAAGATTAATACAACAAAATGGACTTTCTTTAAATGGAGAAAAAGTAACAGATCTTGCTAAAACATTAGAAGAAGCAGACTTTAAAGATGGATTTGCTTTAATTAAAAGAGGAAAGAAGAATTATCATAAGATTGAGATAGAGTAA